One window of the Sulfitobacter alexandrii genome contains the following:
- a CDS encoding cytochrome c-type biogenesis protein, with protein MKRLVLILMLLASPLAAVQPDEMLDDPALEARARELSKGLRCLVCRNESIDESNASLARDLRILLRERLVAGDSDEEAVDFIVQRYGEYVLLRPEATGANWLLWGAGPLMLLVAGGVGFAYVRGRSRAPRAEEAALTADERARLREILED; from the coding sequence ATGAAACGGCTGGTCCTGATCCTGATGTTGCTGGCGTCGCCGCTCGCCGCGGTACAGCCGGACGAGATGCTTGACGATCCCGCGCTCGAGGCGCGGGCGCGGGAGCTTTCCAAGGGACTGCGCTGTCTGGTGTGCCGGAACGAGAGCATCGACGAAAGCAACGCGAGCCTGGCCCGTGACTTACGGATCCTGCTGCGCGAAAGGCTCGTGGCCGGTGACAGCGACGAGGAGGCCGTGGATTTCATCGTGCAGCGCTACGGCGAATACGTCCTGCTTCGGCCCGAGGCGACGGGCGCGAACTGGCTGCTTTGGGGGGCGGGCCCGCTGATGCTGCTGGTCGCGGGCGGCGTGGGCTTTGCCTATGTCCGCGGCCGGTCGCGGGCGCCTCGCGCGGAGGAGGCCGCGCTTACCGCCGATGAACGGGCGCGGCTGCGCGAGATTCTCGAGGACTGA
- the argC gene encoding N-acetyl-gamma-glutamyl-phosphate reductase: MTHNIAILGASGYTGAELVRLIAGHSSMKITALGANSKAGQTMAEVFPHLRHLDLPALVTIDEIDFSGIDLCFCALPHKTSQEVIAALPPDLKVVDLSADFRLRDPAAYKKWYGNDHAALAQQEEAVYGLTEFYREEIASARLVAGTGCNAATGQFALRPLIAAGVIDLDEIIMDLKCAVSGAGRSLKENLLHAELSEGYHAYSVGGTHRHLGEFDQEFSKVAGRPVQVQFTPHLVPANRGILATCYVKGDAQAILDTLEKAYEAEPFIKVLPLGEAPSTRHIRGSNFCHIGVVRDRIEGRALVIAALDNLTKGSSGQALQNANLMLDIEETEGLMMAPLFP; the protein is encoded by the coding sequence ATGACCCACAACATCGCCATTCTCGGCGCGTCCGGCTATACCGGTGCTGAACTGGTCCGGCTGATCGCCGGCCATTCCTCGATGAAGATCACGGCTCTTGGCGCCAACTCCAAGGCCGGCCAGACCATGGCGGAGGTATTCCCCCACTTGCGCCATCTGGATCTTCCGGCGCTCGTCACCATCGACGAGATCGATTTTTCCGGCATCGACCTGTGCTTTTGCGCGCTGCCGCACAAGACATCGCAGGAAGTGATCGCGGCGCTGCCGCCCGACCTTAAGGTCGTCGATCTTTCCGCCGACTTCCGGTTGCGCGATCCCGCGGCCTACAAGAAATGGTACGGCAACGACCATGCCGCGCTGGCCCAGCAGGAGGAAGCGGTCTACGGGCTCACCGAGTTCTACCGCGAGGAAATCGCCTCCGCGCGGCTGGTGGCCGGAACGGGCTGCAACGCGGCGACGGGGCAGTTCGCCCTGCGGCCGCTGATCGCCGCCGGGGTGATCGACCTCGACGAGATCATCATGGACCTGAAATGCGCGGTTTCGGGCGCAGGGCGCTCGCTCAAGGAAAACCTGCTGCACGCGGAACTGTCCGAAGGCTATCATGCCTATTCCGTGGGCGGGACACACCGGCACCTGGGAGAGTTCGACCAGGAATTTTCGAAAGTGGCGGGACGGCCCGTGCAGGTTCAGTTCACGCCGCATCTAGTCCCCGCAAACCGCGGGATCCTCGCGACCTGTTACGTCAAGGGTGACGCCCAAGCCATTCTGGATACACTCGAAAAGGCGTATGAGGCAGAGCCTTTCATCAAGGTGCTGCCACTGGGCGAAGCGCCCAGCACGCGTCACATCCGGGGCTCGAACTTCTGCCATATCGGAGTTGTGCGCGACCGGATCGAAGGGCGGGCATTGGTGATTGCGGCGCTCGACAATCTCACGAAAGGGTCAAGCGGGCAGGCGTTGCAGAACGCCAACCTGATGTTAGATATCGAAGAGACGGAGGGGCTGATGATGGCGCCCCTCTTCCCATGA
- a CDS encoding heme lyase CcmF/NrfE family subunit, giving the protein MITELGHFALILAFAVAIVQMIVPLVGAQKRWPGWMAVAEPAAGAQFALTALSFGALMWAFINSDFSLRLVVQNSHSAKPLLYKISGTWGNHEGSMLLWVLIVTLFGAMAAWFGGNLPPTLRARVLSVQAAIAVAFFAFIIFTSNPFLRLETPPFDGRDLNPLLQDPGLAFHPPFLYLGYVGLSMAFSFAVAALIEGRVDAAWGRWVRPWTLAAWIFLTIGIALGSWWAYYELGWGGFWFWDPVENASFMPWLLAAALLHSAIVVEKRESLKSWTILLAILAFGFSLIGTFIVRSGLLTSVHAFANDPERGVFILGIMAFFMGGALILFTLRARVMEAKGVFGLVSRESALVVNNLLLAVACFVVFVGTMWPLLAEMFFDRKLSVGPPFFNAAFTPFMVLLGLILPVGSVLPWKRARLGRAIRPLRYAFVLALAVGGLAWAMQSGRSLLGPMGLFLGAWLIAGVVVELAQRTGRGAGRLARLRRLPRADWGKAVAHAGLGVTIAGIAGLTAWTQDDIRVAQLGQPWEVGGYTLTLNAVNDIRGPNYQSTQADVTLSKDGSVISQLQPEKRFYPVARMPTTEAAIDYNLARDVYVVIGDRQQNGGWTVRVYIKPLTNWIWIGCGLMALGGLLSLSDRRFRVAAGARKTRRAAVPAE; this is encoded by the coding sequence ATGATCACAGAGCTCGGACATTTCGCCCTGATCCTCGCCTTCGCAGTGGCGATCGTTCAGATGATCGTGCCCCTCGTGGGCGCGCAAAAGCGGTGGCCCGGGTGGATGGCGGTCGCGGAGCCCGCGGCGGGCGCGCAGTTCGCCCTGACGGCGCTGAGTTTCGGCGCGCTGATGTGGGCCTTCATCAACTCCGATTTCTCCCTTCGGCTCGTGGTGCAGAACAGCCATTCCGCGAAACCGCTGCTTTACAAGATCAGCGGCACATGGGGCAATCACGAAGGGTCGATGCTGCTGTGGGTGCTGATCGTCACGCTTTTCGGCGCCATGGCGGCATGGTTCGGCGGCAACCTGCCGCCCACGCTGCGGGCGCGGGTGCTGTCGGTGCAGGCGGCCATCGCGGTCGCGTTCTTCGCGTTCATCATCTTCACCTCCAACCCCTTCCTGCGGTTGGAGACTCCGCCCTTTGACGGTCGTGACCTGAACCCGCTCCTGCAGGATCCGGGTCTCGCCTTTCACCCGCCGTTCCTCTACCTCGGCTACGTGGGGCTAAGCATGGCCTTCAGCTTTGCCGTCGCCGCGCTCATCGAGGGGCGCGTTGACGCCGCATGGGGCCGTTGGGTGCGCCCGTGGACCCTGGCCGCGTGGATCTTCCTGACGATCGGCATCGCCCTGGGATCCTGGTGGGCCTATTACGAACTGGGCTGGGGCGGTTTCTGGTTCTGGGATCCGGTGGAAAACGCAAGCTTCATGCCGTGGCTTCTGGCGGCGGCGCTGCTGCATTCGGCCATCGTGGTCGAGAAACGCGAAAGCCTGAAAAGCTGGACGATCCTGCTGGCCATTCTCGCGTTCGGCTTCTCGTTGATCGGCACCTTCATCGTGCGCTCGGGCCTTCTGACGAGCGTGCATGCCTTCGCCAACGATCCTGAAAGAGGTGTTTTCATCCTCGGTATCATGGCGTTCTTCATGGGTGGGGCGCTGATCCTGTTCACCCTGCGGGCCAGGGTGATGGAGGCCAAGGGTGTCTTCGGCCTCGTCAGCCGCGAGTCCGCGCTGGTGGTGAACAACCTGCTGCTGGCCGTCGCCTGTTTCGTTGTGTTCGTGGGGACGATGTGGCCCCTGCTGGCCGAGATGTTCTTTGACCGCAAACTCAGCGTGGGCCCGCCGTTCTTCAACGCGGCCTTCACGCCGTTCATGGTGCTTCTGGGGCTCATCCTCCCTGTCGGCTCCGTGCTGCCGTGGAAGCGCGCGCGGCTCGGTCGGGCGATCCGCCCGCTGCGCTATGCCTTCGTGCTTGCCCTGGCGGTCGGCGGGCTGGCTTGGGCCATGCAGTCGGGGCGCAGCCTGCTGGGACCGATGGGGCTGTTCCTGGGCGCCTGGCTGATCGCCGGCGTGGTCGTGGAACTGGCGCAGCGCACGGGGCGCGGGGCGGGTCGCCTGGCGCGGCTGCGGCGCCTGCCGCGCGCCGACTGGGGCAAAGCGGTCGCCCACGCGGGGCTGGGCGTGACCATCGCGGGCATCGCGGGGCTCACGGCCTGGACACAGGACGACATCCGCGTCGCGCAGTTGGGCCAGCCGTGGGAGGTTGGCGGCTACACCCTGACGCTGAACGCGGTGAACGACATCCGCGGGCCGAACTACCAGTCGACGCAGGCCGACGTCACCCTGTCGAAGGATGGCAGCGTCATTTCGCAATTGCAGCCGGAAAAGCGTTTCTACCCCGTCGCGCGGATGCCGACCACGGAGGCCGCGATCGACTATAACCTCGCACGCGACGTCTATGTCGTGATCGGGGATCGCCAGCAGAACGGCGGCTGGACCGTGCGCGTCTACATCAAGCCGCTCACGAACTGGATCTGGATCGGCTGTGGGCTGATGGCGCTTGGCGGTCTGCTCAGCCTCAGCGACCGCCGCTTCCGCGTCGCCGCCGGGGCGCGCAAGACCCGCAGGGCAGCGGTGCCGGCGGAATGA
- a CDS encoding holin-associated N-acetylmuramidase — protein sequence MQTVRQIAEAIVAREGGFVDDPDDPGGATNFGVTIHTMRRLGLDLNRDGKVDAVDVRSLTQRDAVDIFIRHYFDRPLIGDLPTMLQPSVFDMYVNAGANAIRILQGLLTQMGYDVAVDGLLGPQTVGAVQSAMRRGADAFVDAYGIARRNYYFRLADRRPASRKYARSRAGGKGGWIKRAEEFISPQYHLTAAAFQQRIAAWD from the coding sequence ATGCAGACGGTCAGGCAGATCGCCGAAGCCATCGTGGCACGGGAGGGCGGTTTCGTGGACGACCCCGACGATCCGGGCGGGGCGACCAATTTTGGGGTCACGATCCACACGATGCGGCGGCTGGGGCTGGACCTGAACAGGGATGGCAAGGTCGATGCGGTCGATGTGCGCAGCCTGACGCAGAGGGATGCGGTGGACATCTTCATCCGCCATTACTTCGACCGGCCCCTGATCGGTGACCTGCCGACGATGCTTCAGCCCAGCGTTTTCGACATGTACGTGAACGCGGGGGCGAACGCGATCCGCATCCTTCAGGGGCTGCTGACGCAGATGGGCTATGACGTTGCGGTGGACGGGCTGCTTGGGCCGCAGACCGTCGGCGCGGTCCAGAGCGCGATGCGCCGCGGGGCGGATGCCTTTGTCGATGCTTATGGCATCGCGCGGCGCAACTACTACTTCCGTCTCGCGGACCGTCGCCCGGCGAGCCGCAAGTACGCCCGCAGCAGGGCTGGCGGCAAGGGGGGCTGGATCAAGCGGGCCGAGGAGTTCATTTCGCCGCAGTACCACCTGACCGCCGCGGCATTCCAGCAAAGGATCGCGGCATGGGACTGA
- the gltA gene encoding citrate synthase: MTESTKSAKLTIDGKDYELPIFSPTAGPDVVDIRKLYAQANVFTYDPGFTSTAACDSTITYIDGDAGVLLHRGYPIDQLAAKSHYLEVCYVLLYGELPSPAELEDFESRVTNHTMLHEQMMNFFRGFRRDAHPMAVMVGVVGAMSAFYHDSTDITDPWQREVASIRLIAKMPTIAAWAYKYSIGQPFVYPRNDLDYASNFLRMCFSVPAEEYHVDPILARAMDRIFTLHADHEQNASTSTVRLASSSGANPFACIAAGIACLWGPAHGGANQACLEMLKEIGTPDQIPEYIARAKDKNDPFRLMGFGHRVYKNFDPRATVMKESADEVLELLGIEDNPILQVAKELEKQALDDPYFAEKKLFPNVDFYSGIILEAMGFPTSMFTPIFAVARTVGWISQWKEQISDPQLKIGRPRQLYLGQTERDYVDIENR; this comes from the coding sequence ATGACTGAAAGTACGAAATCCGCAAAGCTGACCATCGACGGCAAAGACTACGAGCTGCCGATTTTCTCGCCCACCGCCGGTCCCGACGTTGTCGACATCCGCAAGCTCTACGCGCAGGCGAACGTCTTTACGTATGACCCCGGCTTCACCTCGACCGCGGCGTGCGACAGCACCATCACCTATATCGACGGGGACGCCGGCGTGCTGCTGCACCGTGGCTATCCCATCGACCAGCTGGCAGCGAAGTCCCACTACCTCGAGGTCTGCTACGTCCTGCTTTACGGCGAACTGCCCTCCCCGGCGGAGCTGGAAGATTTCGAAAGCCGTGTGACCAACCACACGATGCTGCACGAGCAGATGATGAACTTCTTCCGCGGCTTCCGCCGTGACGCGCACCCTATGGCCGTCATGGTGGGTGTCGTCGGTGCGATGTCGGCCTTCTACCACGACAGCACGGACATCACCGATCCCTGGCAGCGTGAAGTCGCGTCGATCCGGCTGATCGCCAAGATGCCGACGATCGCCGCATGGGCCTACAAGTATTCGATCGGTCAGCCCTTCGTCTATCCGCGCAACGATCTGGACTACGCGTCGAACTTCCTGCGCATGTGTTTCTCGGTCCCGGCGGAGGAATATCACGTGGATCCGATCCTGGCGCGCGCCATGGACCGGATCTTTACCCTGCATGCGGACCACGAGCAGAACGCATCGACGTCCACCGTGCGTCTTGCGTCGTCCTCGGGCGCCAACCCCTTTGCCTGCATCGCGGCGGGCATTGCCTGCCTCTGGGGCCCGGCGCATGGCGGCGCCAACCAGGCCTGCCTGGAAATGCTCAAGGAAATCGGCACGCCCGATCAGATCCCCGAGTACATCGCCCGCGCCAAGGACAAGAACGATCCCTTCCGCCTGATGGGCTTTGGCCACCGGGTCTACAAAAACTTCGACCCGCGCGCGACCGTCATGAAGGAAAGCGCCGACGAGGTGCTGGAATTGCTGGGGATCGAGGACAACCCGATCCTGCAGGTCGCCAAGGAACTGGAGAAGCAGGCTCTCGACGATCCGTATTTCGCGGAGAAGAAGCTGTTTCCCAACGTCGACTTCTACTCAGGCATCATTCTCGAAGCGATGGGGTTCCCCACCTCGATGTTCACGCCGATCTTCGCCGTGGCGCGCACCGTCGGATGGATCTCCCAGTGGAAGGAGCAGATCAGCGATCCGCAGCTCAAGATCGGCCGTCCGCGGCAGCTCTATCTCGGCCAGACCGAGCGCGACTACGTCGATATCGAAAACCGCTGA
- a CDS encoding holin family protein, whose translation MGLIENILGLVFGGGRNALRETVEVFRENAEAGAVRGAEARNQATTQFAAEFALARQGRFDRFMDGLNRLPRPALALGTLGLFVSAMVDPLWFSERMQGIALVPEPLWWLLGVIVSFYFGARHQLKAQQFQREIAGSVVRLPQVLDNIGQIRALRADSPRAADTDGDARLAVAAIAPDANPALEVWKRGAA comes from the coding sequence ATGGGACTGATCGAGAACATTCTGGGACTGGTCTTTGGCGGCGGGCGCAACGCGCTGCGCGAGACGGTCGAGGTCTTTCGCGAAAACGCAGAGGCCGGGGCGGTACGCGGGGCAGAGGCCCGGAATCAGGCCACGACGCAGTTTGCGGCGGAGTTCGCGCTGGCGCGGCAGGGCCGTTTCGACCGCTTCATGGACGGGTTGAACCGCCTGCCGCGTCCGGCGCTGGCGCTTGGGACGCTGGGCCTGTTCGTGTCCGCGATGGTCGATCCGCTGTGGTTTTCCGAACGCATGCAGGGGATCGCGCTGGTGCCCGAACCCCTGTGGTGGCTGCTTGGCGTCATCGTTTCGTTCTACTTCGGCGCGCGCCACCAGCTGAAGGCCCAGCAATTCCAGCGCGAGATCGCGGGCAGCGTCGTGCGGTTGCCGCAAGTGCTGGACAACATCGGCCAGATCAGGGCGCTGCGTGCCGACAGTCCGCGCGCTGCGGACACGGATGGCGATGCGCGCCTCGCCGTCGCGGCGATCGCGCCAGACGCCAACCCGGCGCTCGAGGTGTGGAAGCGCGGCGCGGCCTGA
- a CDS encoding enoyl-CoA hydratase-related protein: protein MEYQTITYAVADDIATITLNRADKMNALTTQMRAEITHAATQGGKEARVVVITGAGKAFCSGQDLGDGPSAASLDLERTLRDEYAPMLRAIVNCPVPTIAAVNGPAAGAGANLALACDVVFAAESAYFMQAFTRIGLIPDAGGTYVLPRSMGTAKAMGAALFADKISARQADDWGMIWSAVPDADFATRWKESAAQLAKGPTAAYAAAKQAIRGGWDHSFEDQLTQEAELQGQCGNTRDFKEGVLAFIEKRKPTFEGR from the coding sequence ATGGAATATCAGACGATCACCTACGCGGTGGCGGATGACATCGCCACGATCACGCTCAATCGCGCCGACAAGATGAACGCGCTGACCACGCAGATGCGGGCGGAAATCACCCATGCAGCTACACAGGGCGGCAAGGAAGCGCGGGTCGTGGTCATCACCGGCGCGGGCAAGGCCTTCTGTTCGGGGCAGGATCTGGGTGACGGCCCTTCTGCCGCATCGCTGGATCTGGAGCGTACCCTGCGCGACGAATATGCGCCCATGCTGCGTGCGATCGTCAACTGTCCGGTGCCGACCATCGCCGCGGTGAACGGCCCCGCGGCGGGGGCGGGTGCCAATCTGGCGCTGGCCTGCGACGTGGTTTTCGCTGCCGAAAGCGCGTACTTCATGCAGGCGTTCACGCGGATCGGGCTGATTCCGGATGCGGGGGGCACCTACGTTCTGCCGCGCAGCATGGGCACGGCCAAGGCGATGGGCGCGGCCCTGTTCGCTGACAAGATCAGCGCGCGGCAGGCGGACGACTGGGGCATGATCTGGTCGGCGGTCCCGGATGCGGATTTTGCCACCCGTTGGAAGGAAAGCGCCGCCCAGCTCGCGAAGGGGCCGACCGCCGCCTATGCAGCGGCCAAGCAGGCCATCCGCGGGGGCTGGGACCACAGCTTCGAGGATCAGCTGACCCAGGAGGCGGAACTTCAGGGGCAGTGCGGCAATACCCGCGACTTCAAGGAGGGGGTGCTTGCCTTCATCGAGAAGCGCAAGCCGACATTCGAAGGGCGCTGA
- the ccmE gene encoding cytochrome c maturation protein CcmE, which produces MKSLKKQRRIQVIAVAVVALIVSTALIGYAMRDGINFFRAPSQVMAEPPAPNEVFRIGGLVEAGSLVRGDGETVRFSVTDGGATVPVTFSGVLPDLFEENQGMVGTGRYVNGVFEASEILAKHDETYMPKEVVDALKEQGVYKAPEG; this is translated from the coding sequence ATGAAAAGCCTGAAAAAGCAGCGTCGAATTCAGGTCATCGCCGTGGCGGTCGTTGCCCTGATCGTCTCCACGGCGCTGATCGGCTACGCGATGCGCGATGGGATCAATTTCTTTCGCGCACCCTCGCAAGTGATGGCGGAGCCGCCTGCGCCCAACGAAGTCTTCCGCATCGGCGGCCTTGTCGAGGCGGGCAGCCTTGTGCGCGGCGATGGCGAAACGGTGCGGTTCAGCGTGACCGATGGCGGGGCGACCGTCCCCGTTACTTTCAGCGGTGTTCTGCCGGATCTGTTCGAGGAGAACCAGGGCATGGTCGGCACCGGGCGCTACGTGAACGGTGTCTTCGAAGCCTCTGAAATCCTTGCGAAACACGACGAAACCTACATGCCGAAGGAAGTTGTGGACGCCCTGAAGGAACAGGGCGTCTACAAGGCGCCGGAGGGCTGA
- a CDS encoding glutamate racemase — MAVGIFDSGLGGLTIWQAVQARLPEVEFTYLADSAHAPYGVRTADDIYNLTTAAVQRLFDSGCGLVVLACNTASAAALRRMQESWVPTDKRVLGVFVPMIEALTERQWGDNSPPREVALNHVALFATPATVSSRAFQRELSFRAIGVDVEAQACGGVVDAIEEGDYILAEALVRSHVDALKRKMPTPQAAILGCTHYPLMQEAFQDALGPDVQVFSQANLVAESLADYLDRHPDMIGGGGSAFLTTGDPKQVSSRATQFLRRPITFTAA; from the coding sequence ATGGCGGTTGGCATTTTTGACAGTGGGTTGGGTGGTCTGACCATCTGGCAGGCGGTGCAGGCGCGGCTTCCGGAGGTGGAGTTCACTTATCTTGCCGACAGCGCCCACGCGCCCTACGGCGTGCGAACCGCCGATGACATCTACAACCTGACGACCGCCGCGGTCCAGCGGCTGTTCGATTCCGGCTGCGGCCTGGTCGTGCTGGCCTGCAACACGGCGTCGGCCGCCGCGCTGCGCCGCATGCAGGAATCGTGGGTGCCCACCGACAAGAGGGTGCTGGGTGTTTTCGTCCCGATGATCGAGGCGCTGACCGAACGCCAGTGGGGCGACAACTCGCCGCCGCGCGAGGTGGCGCTGAACCACGTGGCGCTGTTCGCGACCCCCGCGACGGTTTCCAGCCGTGCGTTCCAGCGCGAACTGTCGTTTCGCGCCATCGGTGTCGACGTCGAAGCGCAGGCCTGCGGCGGCGTGGTCGATGCGATCGAGGAGGGGGATTACATCCTTGCGGAGGCGCTGGTGCGAAGCCATGTGGACGCGCTCAAGCGCAAGATGCCGACCCCCCAGGCGGCGATCCTCGGCTGTACCCACTACCCCCTCATGCAGGAGGCGTTTCAGGACGCCCTGGGGCCGGACGTTCAGGTGTTTAGCCAGGCAAATCTCGTGGCCGAAAGCCTGGCGGACTACCTTGACCGGCATCCCGACATGATCGGCGGGGGCGGCAGTGCCTTCCTGACGACAGGCGACCCCAAGCAGGTGAGTTCGCGCGCGACGCAGTTCCTGCGACGACCGATCACATTCACTGCAGCCTGA